In Haliscomenobacter hydrossis DSM 1100, the DNA window TCTTTGCCTGCGTTATCCTTGTTGCGGTACAACTCGGCAACCGGGTTGCGGGAGTTGTCCAGTACGGTTGGAGAACCTGCAAAATAACCCTTCACATCGTAAACGGGGGTAATCGGCGGAACCCGGTAAGCAAAAGAGATCGGATTGCTTTCATTTTGATTGCCGTTGGGTTGGCCAATTTGTTCGCCGTAAGCAACTTGCATGTTTTCACCCAAACGGATGCGCTTGTTCACTTTAAATTCGGTATTGGCCCGTAAGGAATACCGCTTGTAACTCGTATGAATCATGATCCCTTGCTGATCAAAATAGTTCAGCGACATGGAATAACGCGCCTGATCGGTCGCTCCGCTTACCCCGATCTGGTGGTTTTGGATGGGTGCCGAATCAAAAATTTCATCAAACCAATCGGTTCCTTCCTTGTTGGCTTTGGTGATCAGGTTTTTGGGTGAAACGCTGTACTTGCTTTCATCCACGGTTCCAACGGCTCCCACCGGAAAGATGTAATCGGGAATTCTTGGTGTCGCAATTGCCCCCCCAAACATCGGAATGTTGGGATACACAATTTTGGAAGGGTCTGAAATTTTTCCATCCACCAACAAGGCTGGATTTTCTGCATTGATCCGCGACTCCCACAGCAGGTTGACGTATTCCTGGGTATTCAACAAATCCAGGAATTTAATCGGTGTTTGTTGGCCGTAATAGGCATCGTAAGTGAACTTGGGTTTGCCACTTTTACCTCGCTTAGTCGTGATGATGACTACGCCGTTGCCAGCGCGTGATCCATAAATGGAAGCAGCCGATGCATCTTTCAAAATCTGGATCGATTCTACATCACCGAGGTTCAAGGTATTGAGGTTGCCTTTGGTGGGCATCCCATCTACCACAAACAGAGGAGAGTTGTCGTTGATGGTACCAAAACCCCGGATGCGCACCATGACGCCGCCACCGGGAGCGTTTTCATTGCTAACGTTTACGCCAGCAACGCGGCCTTGCATGGCTTGGGCAACGTTTGTAGAAGGTACGGACAACAGTTGCTTGGTGTCTACACTGGCTACTGCGCCAGTAATGTCTCGCCGCGATTGGGTACCATATCCGGTAACCACGGCTTCTTGCAGTAAGGTAACATCGGCTTTGACTTTAAGATCAAAGCTGGTTTGAGTGCCCATTTCCACTTCCAGTGTAGCATAACCCGTGTAGGAAACTACCAGGATGTTGGAAACGTCGGCGGGAACTTGCAAAGCAAAAGCTCCTTCCAGATCGGTAACGGTACCTACAGTCGATCCTTTGATAAAAACGGAGGCACCGATGAGGGGAGAGCCGTCATCTTCGGCAGTTATTTTGCCGGAGATCGACCGCTGCGCGAAAGCGCTTGCGCCTGTAAAAAACAGACACAACAACAGAAACAGTCTGAGTGAATGGGTGTGAGTGTTCTTCATGATAATGAGAATTTTATTTGGTAAATATAACAGTCCGTACAATATCGATAAAGTTTTTTTTAGTGTGTTTACTGAAAATTTTACATAGGCCTAATTTATTTTGCTTTGGCTTAACACAAGCGAGATTCTTACTGGATTTTTTTAGATATTGGCACTCGAACGCAAACAACCGTTTCTTGTTTGCGTTAGTAGTTCACACAATTGATTCCTGATGATCGAAACCGACGTCCTCATTATTGGCTCTGGCATCGGCGGGCTCAGCACCGCCATCAAAATTGCCGAAGCACGGCCCGACTTATCCATTACTGTGCTCACCAAAACCATCGAAGGCGAAAGCAATACCCGTTATGCGCAAGGTGGAGTAGCTGCGGTGTGGGATGCAGAGGTCGACTCGTATACCAAACACAGAGAAGATACCCTGGATGCCGGGGATGGACTTTGTGATCAAAAAATTGTCGATATCGTGGTGTCCGAAGGCCCCGACCGGGTACGTGACATCATTGATTGGGGGGCGAGGTTCGACAAGAAAAAAGATACGATTGAATACGACCTGGCGCGCGAGGGTGGCCACTCCGAAAAGCGCATTCTCCACTACAAAGACCTCACCGGTTGGGAGATGCAACGGGCAGTAATGGCCAAAACCGATGAATTGCCCAACATCACCATTTATGAGCATTATTTTGCCATCGACCTGATCACGCAGCACCATTTGGGGCACTCCGTCACCCGCTTGAGGCAGGACATACAGTGTTACGGAACCTATGCCCTGAATAAAAAAAACAACGTCATTGAAACCATCCTGGCCCGGGTAACTGTGGTGGCTACGGGCGGGGCAGGACAAGTGTATCGCGCCACGACCAATCCGGTCATTGCCTCTGGAGATGGCATTTCCATGGCCTACCGCGCCAAAGGCTGGACGGAGAACATGGAGTTTGTCCAATTTCACCCAACCTCTTTGTATCATCCGGGTGGGGACAACCCCGTTTTCCTGGTCTCGGAAGCAGTACGCGGCTTTGGCGGCATCCTCAAGAGCAAGGAAGGTGAAGAATTTATGCACAAATACGACCCCCGCAAGTCACTGGCGCCGCGCGACATCGTGGCGCGTGCCATCGACAACGAAATGAAAGTACGTGGGGAAGACTGCATGTACCTGGATTGCCGCCACCTCAACCATGAAGACTTTGTGGGCCACTTTCCCACCATCTACGACAAGTGCAAAAGCATCGGCATCGACCCCATGAAGGACATGATCCCCGTGGCACCGGCCTGTCATTACATGTGTGGGGGCATCAAAGTGGATGATTTGGGGCAAACCACTATTCAGCGCATGTACGCAGTAGGGGAGTGTACTTCTACGGGTTTGCACGGGGCCAATCGTCTGGCCTCTAA includes these proteins:
- the nadB gene encoding L-aspartate oxidase yields the protein MIETDVLIIGSGIGGLSTAIKIAEARPDLSITVLTKTIEGESNTRYAQGGVAAVWDAEVDSYTKHREDTLDAGDGLCDQKIVDIVVSEGPDRVRDIIDWGARFDKKKDTIEYDLAREGGHSEKRILHYKDLTGWEMQRAVMAKTDELPNITIYEHYFAIDLITQHHLGHSVTRLRQDIQCYGTYALNKKNNVIETILARVTVVATGGAGQVYRATTNPVIASGDGISMAYRAKGWTENMEFVQFHPTSLYHPGGDNPVFLVSEAVRGFGGILKSKEGEEFMHKYDPRKSLAPRDIVARAIDNEMKVRGEDCMYLDCRHLNHEDFVGHFPTIYDKCKSIGIDPMKDMIPVAPACHYMCGGIKVDDLGQTTIQRMYAVGECTSTGLHGANRLASNSLLEAMVFAHRIAADILPKVDAWSIQKGIPDWNAGGTTDPKEMVLITQSIKELKEIMSSYVGIVRSNVRLKRALDRLELLYHETEEIYNTTTISPQLCELRNLITIAYLITRSARLRKESRGLHYTTDYPDRAPFVQTNVI